GCAAAATCGCCAATTTTCCTGCGAATTATTTTCAAATTTGCCCCCAAGGATAATCCAAAAGCTTTTCTAGCATAACTTACAATAAATGCATTGTCATTAGCTCCAAAAGTAGTAATTCTATTATAATCAATATTACCTTGAGCATCAATAAGTTCAGTTGTGTTCGGAATATTATCTACTCCAAATCTAATGTATGAAAAAGCTAATGAAGAAGAGTCGTTTATTTTTGCAGCAAATGAAACATTATCATATTTGGCAATTCCTGCAAAATATTCAGAATGCATCAAAAATAATTGCCTTGGAGATTCAATATTATTCAGCCCTGCTGGATTCCAATAACCTGCCGAAGCGTCATCAACTGAAGCTATTATCGAATTTGACATTCCTAAAGCCCGCGCACCAACACCCAAAGCTAAAAATTCATTTGAATATTTTGGTGCTTGAGCAAAACTTCCAAATGCTAATAAAAAAAATATGATTAATATAAAAATTCTCATCCCGTTTTTTTAATTGCAATATTAACGTCAATAATGAAAAAATATTATTTACAGATTTTCCAATAGCACATCTCCTTTTCCATATTCATTAGCCAAATTTCTTGCTAAGATAAAAAAATAATCGCTTAGTCTATTCAAAAATGTTAAAATAACAATCGGCACAGCCTCAGCATCATTCAATCGCAGCACTGTTCGTTCAACTCGTCTACAAACCGCTCTACAAACATGCGCCAAAGCTGCTTCAGAAGAGCCAACAGGCAAAATGAAATTTTTTATTTTTGGCAATTTCGCAGTCAATCTATCTATTTCTGTTTCAATATTTTCGGTATCTGCATCAGTAATTTCTTTAAAAAACTGTTTGCCTTCAAAAGACTCATCAGTAGCGATATGCGAGCCGATAAGGAAAAGTTTATTCATCAACCAAAATAAAAAATCTTTTTCTTGCTTATTTTTCGCTAACTCATACAATGAACCTACAAAAGCATTTAGCTCATCTATAGAACCATAAGCCTCAACTCTCAAGCAAGTTTTGCTCACAGCTTTTCCTCCAACTAACGTTGTAAAACCTTTATCACCTTTGCGAGTATATATTTTATTCATAATAAATTATTTTTTAAAGCTAAAAATTATATTTTTTTAGGATCTGTAATATTATCATTTTTTTCATCGGAAAAGACAAAGCCATCTCGTAAGCGAATTATACGATGAGCATGCAAAGCAATGTCTTCTTCATGCGTTACAATAATAATCGTATTGCCTTTTTTATGCAATTCGCCAAACAAAGACATGATTTCAATTGATGTTTTTGTATCAAGATTTCCGGTAGGCTCATCTGCTAAAATAATTGAAGGATTATTAACCAAAGCTCTAGCAATAGCCACACGTTGGCGCTGCCCTCCTGACAGCTCATTAGGTTTATGCTCCATTCTATCGCCCAAACCTACATCTTTTAGCGTTTTTACAGCTCTTTCTAAGCGTTGTTCTTTTTTTACTCCTGCGTAAATTAGCGGCAGAGCCACATTGTCAATAGCATTATAGCGAGGCAACAGATTAAATGTTTGAAAAACAAATCCTATTTCCTTATTTCTTATCTCCGCAAGTTGATTGTCGTCAAGTTTGCTTACATTAGCATTATTCAAAATGTATGTGCCAGCAGTTGGAGTGTCTAAGCAGCCTAAAACATTCATCAACGTTGATTTCCCCGAGCCTGAAGGTCCCATAAGTGCCACATATTCGCCTTTTTGAACACTAAAAGAAACATCATTCAAGGCTTTAACTATCACAGTTCCAACCTTGTAATGACGACTTATATCTTCTAGTTTTATAACTTCCATCAACTTATAAATAATAATTTACAAAGCTAATATTTTTTATTAAAAATAAATTATTAATTTTTAAATTATTCTATGTTGGTTAAAAATTAATTAATTAGTATCTGTCACCGCCCATAATTCACTGATTATCAATGTTTTACAGCTGGCAGGCGCAACTTCGTAACTATCTGATTATCAAGATGTTAGTTTATAAAGTGGAAAAGTTTGTAAAATTTATAAAGTGCCCGCAGCACATAACCACTTGATTATCAAGGATTTACGTGGCGGCGGGCATAGCCTCGCAACATATTGACTATCAGCACTTTACGCAACCACGCCTGTCTTATCCTGAAATAGGTTGACACTAAAAAACTAAACACTATTCTTTCACAAATTTAGTAGCTTTGTCGCCTACACGCACTATGTACATACCCGCACTAAGTTGCGAAACATTTATGCTGGTTTGTTTTTCGCTAGTTTGCTCTGAATGCACTATTTTGCCAGACAGGTCGCTGATGGTAATAAGTTCATTGACATTTTCAGGAACTACATTTATTAAATTACTTGCAGGATTTGGATAAACATTAATTGAACCTGCATACATTTCTTCTATTACTGAAAAATCAGGACATTCATAAGTCGTGTTTTCAAAAGGTATAGGCCAATTATCATTATAATCCAAAACCTCCCAATTACGATTAGTTGCTATTGTATCACGGCAAGTTTGTGCTCCAGGGTTTGTGTTTGCTAAATTCTTAATATATATCTCTCCTTTATCACTTTCTGGCCTTATTGGCAGTTGGTAGAAAATAGAGTCAAGCCCACAAGCAGAAAGGTTATTTCCATCACAAAAAATTACACTTAGACTATCACAACCACTTATTTTAATACTTGAAATATTATTAGTATAGCAATCTAACCTTTTCAAAGCTGTAAGCCCACTTACATCCAAAGAAGAAAGATTGTTACTCCCACAATATAATACTTCTAAGCCTTTATTATTAGAAGCATCTAAGCCTGTTAAATTCATACCATTATCAAAGCAATAAAACTCTTTTACATTTCCATAAATCTTCATTTTACTACCTTGTGCATAGTAGTCTATATAGCCTGACCAGCTTGTTCCAACAATAAGAGTAGTATCATAAGTTCCGCTTACTACCTTTACTCCTGTATTTTCAGCATCAGCCAAAATATCAAGGGTTATCTGTTGCCCTTGCTGAACGGTTAGCTCAACATAGCGTTCCATGTTTATAATAGGCAACCGATAAATCTTTACATAAGGCTTTGACCAGCTTATAGCTCCATCATCTTGCAATGTCAATGAAGGAGTTGATGTAGCAGAGGCTGCATCATCGCCTTGCATAATTACTCTATCGCTAATATTGTCTATAGTAAGTTTATCCTTTGGAACTTGAAATGCTCTACCACTATATGTTGCATTTGTAGTAATTTCTAATGATACACCGCTAGATATTGATATTGCTTTATTTGAATAAATACCATAATCTGAACTATTTATATTAAGTGTGATAGAACCGCCGATAGGTATAGATTCGCCTACTATACCGTAGTTTTCATAAACTCCATAGTCAGAATTCACATTTGTCTCAATATTTAATATACCTGAGCCTATCAAGTTAACATCCTTATAACCAGAATAATAAGCACAAATACCATATCCCCTAAGTTGGTCGTCGTATACATCTTTCTCCAATTTTAAGCTGTTTGTACCTATAACATTGATATTTATATTATCATTTGAATATATGTTATACAGACTTTGATCAAAAGTTGGACCTACGGCATGATAACCCATTATTGTGGCATTATTAAGAGTAAGGGTTTGGGTAGCTGGGTCATAACTTACTACGCCGCCTGTGATGCCCGAACCTGTGATATTTGAGGCGTTTAGAGAGGTAACTTGCACACCACCGACCCAAAGAGGGTAATTTTCTAATTCTTGACAAACATAATCGCCTGTAGTAGCAGGAATTTCATAACCATAAAAACTATCTGTTACACTCCAAAACTTATCGTTTGCATTTTTCTTATTAGTTGCCATTACTGTAGCTAAATTTGGATCATCAGTAGGGTGACGAAGTACATATATAAATCCT
This is a stretch of genomic DNA from Bacteroidales bacterium. It encodes these proteins:
- a CDS encoding cob(I)yrinic acid a,c-diamide adenosyltransferase; the protein is MNKIYTRKGDKGFTTLVGGKAVSKTCLRVEAYGSIDELNAFVGSLYELAKNKQEKDFLFWLMNKLFLIGSHIATDESFEGKQFFKEITDADTENIETEIDRLTAKLPKIKNFILPVGSSEAALAHVCRAVCRRVERTVLRLNDAEAVPIVILTFLNRLSDYFFILARNLANEYGKGDVLLENL
- a CDS encoding ABC transporter ATP-binding protein — translated: MEVIKLEDISRHYKVGTVIVKALNDVSFSVQKGEYVALMGPSGSGKSTLMNVLGCLDTPTAGTYILNNANVSKLDDNQLAEIRNKEIGFVFQTFNLLPRYNAIDNVALPLIYAGVKKEQRLERAVKTLKDVGLGDRMEHKPNELSGGQRQRVAIARALVNNPSIILADEPTGNLDTKTSIEIMSLFGELHKKGNTIIIVTHEEDIALHAHRIIRLRDGFVFSDEKNDNITDPKKI
- a CDS encoding T9SS type A sorting domain-containing protein, with amino-acid sequence MIKIFTKSLLALFGLMMFANMANAQNMNRWIELTVKKGATIYFQLSALVDNTPIRVVSGSADSTFTVSSEYDWNDPYYSCYAGDNTMKVYGDLKYFLCKDANTDNITAIDASHNDGLESLSCYDNNSMSSLNVSGCKALVSLNCYYNSLSSLDLSGLTALKYLNCYVNSINYINLTGCSALEHLQVSDNNLSSLDIRDCSALKNIVLYGNKFSTQALDDIFCMLPTRLPSDEGFIYVLRHPTDDPNLATVMATNKKNANDKFWSVTDSFYGYEIPATTGDYVCQELENYPLWVGGVQVTSLNASNITGSGITGGVVSYDPATQTLTLNNATIMGYHAVGPTFDQSLYNIYSNDNININVIGTNSLKLEKDVYDDQLRGYGICAYYSGYKDVNLIGSGILNIETNVNSDYGVYENYGIVGESIPIGGSITLNINSSDYGIYSNKAISISSGVSLEITTNATYSGRAFQVPKDKLTIDNISDRVIMQGDDAASATSTPSLTLQDDGAISWSKPYVKIYRLPIINMERYVELTVQQGQQITLDILADAENTGVKVVSGTYDTTLIVGTSWSGYIDYYAQGSKMKIYGNVKEFYCFDNGMNLTGLDASNNKGLEVLYCGSNNLSSLDVSGLTALKRLDCYTNNISSIKISGCDSLSVIFCDGNNLSACGLDSIFYQLPIRPESDKGEIYIKNLANTNPGAQTCRDTIATNRNWEVLDYNDNWPIPFENTTYECPDFSVIEEMYAGSINVYPNPASNLINVVPENVNELITISDLSGKIVHSEQTSEKQTSINVSQLSAGMYIVRVGDKATKFVKE